In one window of Acidobacteriota bacterium DNA:
- the lexA gene encoding transcriptional repressor LexA — protein sequence MERNMGGRSEKLESKGFISRPGRGQIRLRKEKPGTDSHAKTVDVPLVGSAPCGTPVFADENIEGVFPVSTKLARAPYRYFLLRAIGDSMNQKGIQDGNLVLVRQQPSAENGDRVVALIDEEATIKEFHRTSNAIILKPKSTNKQHQPIILTNDFQILGVVQTVIEL from the coding sequence CTGGAACGAAATATGGGGGGCAGGTCAGAGAAACTCGAATCTAAGGGTTTCATATCAAGGCCAGGTCGGGGGCAAATACGGTTGCGTAAGGAAAAGCCCGGAACAGATTCCCACGCCAAGACGGTAGACGTTCCTCTTGTCGGTTCAGCACCTTGCGGAACTCCTGTATTTGCTGATGAGAACATAGAAGGAGTCTTCCCTGTGTCAACCAAGCTAGCTCGGGCTCCATATCGTTACTTTCTACTCCGAGCCATTGGTGATTCGATGAATCAGAAAGGTATTCAAGACGGCAATCTTGTTTTGGTTCGCCAACAACCGAGTGCCGAAAATGGCGACCGTGTTGTCGCCTTGATTGACGAGGAAGCGACTATCAAAGAATTTCATAGAACCAGTAATGCAATAATCTTGAAACCAAAATCAACTAACAAACAGCACCAGCCAATAATCCTGACCAACGACTTTCAGATTCTAGGCGTGGTGCAAACAGTAATAGAATTATGA
- a CDS encoding DUF2188 domain-containing protein — MSNYHVSKDQKSGQWKVQRENAKRVSDFAKTQREAEQIAKRLSGNSGGGEVRIHGLNGKIRDSDTVPPGNDPCPPKDKKH; from the coding sequence ATGTCAAACTATCACGTATCGAAAGACCAGAAATCTGGACAATGGAAAGTTCAGCGCGAGAATGCAAAGCGGGTTAGCGACTTTGCCAAGACCCAACGTGAAGCAGAGCAGATCGCCAAACGACTTTCTGGAAACTCAGGTGGCGGCGAGGTTCGCATTCATGGATTAAACGGCAAGATTAGGGATAGTGACACCGTCCCGCCGGGGAACGACCCCTGTCCGCCGAAAGATAAGAAACATTAA
- a CDS encoding nucleotidyltransferase gives MSFEDTFKSWASPPSQTEQEKCDNAARQISTAIRSSSKLSEYDITVFPQGSYRNRTNVRRESDVDICVLCTNVCFADYQFGEGLTDKDIGLSDHPYTYTMFKNDAHAALNDYFGASNVQRGNKAFDIHENSYRVDADVVACFEHRRYMRTVNGGHRYESGTEFRPDNGGSVINWPNQNYDNGVTKNKNTSKGFKAGVRILKRLRNTLEDNGYEAASPIPSYLLECLAWNVPDEGFHNQTYTADVRYILTHLINSTISKENCDEWGEINELKYLFRGSPPWTVEQVHKFVVAAWDYIGFK, from the coding sequence ATGAGCTTTGAAGATACGTTCAAATCATGGGCTTCGCCACCGAGCCAGACAGAACAGGAGAAGTGCGACAACGCCGCCAGGCAGATTAGTACCGCAATCAGAAGCTCCAGCAAACTGAGCGAATATGACATTACAGTATTTCCTCAAGGGTCCTATCGCAACCGAACAAACGTCAGGCGCGAAAGTGATGTTGATATTTGCGTTCTCTGTACCAACGTGTGTTTCGCAGACTATCAATTCGGAGAAGGTCTCACCGACAAGGATATTGGACTCAGTGATCATCCTTACACGTATACGATGTTCAAGAACGACGCGCATGCTGCACTGAATGATTATTTCGGGGCGTCAAACGTACAACGAGGCAACAAAGCTTTTGATATTCACGAGAATTCGTACAGGGTTGATGCGGATGTAGTGGCCTGTTTCGAACATCGGCGCTACATGAGAACCGTAAATGGCGGTCACCGGTACGAATCGGGAACCGAGTTTCGGCCAGATAATGGTGGCAGCGTAATCAACTGGCCTAATCAAAACTACGATAACGGTGTGACCAAGAATAAGAACACAAGCAAAGGTTTCAAGGCGGGGGTTAGGATATTGAAGCGTCTTCGCAATACCTTGGAAGATAACGGTTATGAAGCAGCGTCACCGATTCCATCGTATTTGCTGGAATGCCTAGCGTGGAATGTGCCTGATGAGGGATTTCATAATCAGACATACACTGCAGATGTTCGCTACATCCTTACCCATCTTATTAACAGCACCATCTCTAAGGAAAATTGTGATGAGTGGGGGGAAATCAACGAGCTTAAATATTTGTTTCGTGGGAGCCCACCTTGGACCGTTGAACAAGTACATAAGTTTGTTGTTGCCGCTTGGGACTATATAGGATTTAAATGA
- a CDS encoding recombinase family protein — MNHVTIYARKSTESEDRQVQSIESQVKELKAHATRMNWIVDKVFTESKSAKAPGREVFDELYADIQNNKITELLCWKLDRLARNPIDGGALIWAMEENKLKHIHTPQRSFFNSGNDKFWLQLEFGMAKKYIDDLSDNVKRGQRAKLEKGWYPAQAPLGYLNKLEDHTIIPDPERFKIIRKMWDLMLTGGYTLPQVLDIGSNKYGLRSRIYKSGGGNPISHSSVYYMFSNPFYYGTFEYHGKLYKGNHEPMVTKKEFHKVQCFIHSPTSTRPKQYRFQYTGLIKCGECGASITAEHKTNRFGSKYIYYHCTKRRTRCSQRYIEERELNEQFVSYLHSVTYDQYLLEFLLHISETQEDPHENNNKMEIASLKKRIVQNEKNLSELLKIKLRELLSDEDFLSKKQELEKEKKLLERELRKATDGYDSAKAEAIDAFKFMTKLRQSFMSGSIEEKKAAVRQIGSNLVLTDKNLLIQAKEPFDNIFNHIESIKPYNIRFEPLIHGLPNGKNPALDRAVSRLRGLVDEVRTYYQKIWALSTK, encoded by the coding sequence ATGAATCACGTAACAATATACGCAAGAAAATCGACTGAATCAGAAGATAGACAAGTCCAGTCTATTGAATCCCAGGTCAAGGAACTGAAAGCACACGCCACTAGAATGAACTGGATCGTCGATAAGGTTTTCACTGAAAGCAAATCCGCAAAAGCTCCCGGCCGGGAAGTTTTTGACGAACTTTATGCTGACATACAAAACAACAAGATTACAGAACTACTCTGCTGGAAACTTGACAGACTTGCTCGCAACCCTATCGACGGCGGTGCTCTCATTTGGGCTATGGAAGAAAACAAGCTCAAGCATATTCATACACCACAAAGATCATTCTTCAATTCCGGGAATGACAAGTTTTGGCTACAACTGGAATTTGGTATGGCCAAGAAATATATTGACGACCTGAGCGATAATGTTAAGCGAGGACAAAGAGCAAAACTGGAAAAAGGATGGTACCCTGCCCAAGCACCGCTGGGATACCTAAACAAATTAGAGGATCATACTATAATTCCTGATCCGGAACGATTTAAGATTATCCGAAAAATGTGGGATTTGATGCTGACAGGTGGCTATACGCTTCCGCAAGTCTTGGATATCGGCAGTAACAAATATGGACTGCGCTCCAGAATATACAAATCCGGTGGGGGCAATCCAATAAGCCATTCATCGGTATACTATATGTTCTCCAACCCGTTTTATTATGGTACGTTTGAATATCACGGAAAGTTATATAAGGGCAACCACGAACCAATGGTCACAAAAAAGGAGTTTCACAAAGTTCAATGCTTTATTCATTCACCAACCTCGACAAGACCAAAGCAATATAGATTCCAGTATACCGGACTGATAAAATGCGGTGAATGTGGAGCCTCAATAACTGCCGAGCACAAAACAAATCGCTTTGGAAGCAAGTACATCTACTATCATTGCACCAAGAGAAGGACAAGATGTTCACAGAGATATATCGAAGAGAGAGAGCTTAATGAACAATTCGTATCCTACTTGCACTCGGTCACATACGATCAGTATTTGCTCGAATTCCTTCTGCATATCAGTGAAACGCAGGAAGACCCGCATGAAAATAATAACAAAATGGAGATTGCTTCGCTCAAGAAAAGGATTGTTCAGAATGAAAAGAATCTATCGGAACTCCTGAAAATAAAGCTGAGAGAATTACTGAGCGATGAAGATTTCTTGTCAAAAAAACAAGAATTGGAAAAAGAAAAGAAATTACTGGAACGTGAACTTAGAAAAGCCACCGATGGATATGACAGTGCAAAAGCAGAAGCAATTGACGCGTTCAAATTCATGACAAAACTAAGGCAATCATTTATGTCCGGGTCAATCGAAGAAAAAAAAGCAGCAGTACGTCAGATCGGTTCGAACCTCGTTTTGACGGACAAAAATCTGCTAATACAAGCCAAAGAACCGTTTGATAATATCTTCAATCACATAGAATCCATCAAGCCCTATAATATTCGGTTCGAACCCTTAATACATGGCTTACCTAACGGAAAAAACCCTGCTTTAGACAGGGCTGTTTCCAGGCTTCGGGGATTAGTGGACGAAGTTCGAACCTATTATCAAAAAATCTGGGCGTTATCCACAAAATGA
- a CDS encoding helix-turn-helix transcriptional regulator — protein MESIIYSKEHKRLIGRIVKARKEAGLSQVEAAKLLAKSQSYMSKIELAQRKIDVIELKRLAQIYKKPMSYFL, from the coding sequence ATGGAAAGCATTATCTATTCAAAAGAACATAAGAGACTCATAGGCCGAATTGTCAAGGCACGCAAAGAAGCCGGTTTGAGCCAGGTCGAAGCCGCAAAGCTCTTGGCGAAATCCCAGTCGTATATGTCCAAAATTGAACTCGCCCAGAGGAAGATTGATGTAATTGAGCTTAAAAGGCTGGCACAAATATACAAAAAGCCAATGAGCTACTTTTTGTAG
- a CDS encoding crossover junction endodeoxyribonuclease RuvC, translated as MRKNKIKILAIDPGTRHMGFASFEGTELVDYGVKTIRQGSDVVILTHLEEIISRLMKEKKPDYLALERNTFSQIKQNFRLTLGISKMKYIAKKLGVLVYEYDPRTIRKEICNDGNASKIRVAQTIVISFDELKVYLQSDKKWVLRYNLNLLDAVAIGLTFIRQNISSARSTRNWLLAR; from the coding sequence ATGCGGAAAAATAAAATAAAAATCCTGGCAATTGATCCCGGAACCAGGCACATGGGATTCGCTTCTTTCGAAGGAACAGAGCTTGTCGATTACGGAGTCAAGACTATCAGACAAGGCTCGGATGTAGTAATTCTCACGCACCTTGAGGAGATTATCAGTCGCCTGATGAAAGAGAAGAAACCGGATTATCTCGCTCTGGAACGAAATACATTTTCTCAAATCAAACAGAACTTTCGGTTAACGCTGGGTATCTCGAAAATGAAGTATATCGCCAAGAAGCTTGGTGTGCTGGTCTACGAATATGACCCCAGAACGATCCGCAAGGAGATATGCAATGACGGAAATGCCAGTAAAATCCGGGTCGCCCAGACGATTGTGATCTCGTTCGATGAACTGAAAGTGTATCTCCAGTCGGACAAAAAATGGGTCCTGAGATATAATCTGAACTTACTCGACGCTGTTGCAATCGGCTTAACCTTCATTCGCCAGAATATCAGCAGTGCCCGATCAACCCGCAACTGGCTATTGGCCAGATAA
- a CDS encoding replication-relaxation family protein translates to MTKPTQKKRLSRYVPNKGAFPDLVLRDRDFMILRLVYDHRFLSSELLWQLLQTDSQSRAVSYSVGSDGKKRPTSHGFGPQALSKRLKQLFNARYLERHYITDQPMGRGHGSPRAIYGLGPACPKILQERLDIPPRITQRIIESNKVKSPFLRHALEVAAFRAILELACQRHEDKFKLLFWEQGDSIRDSVIGVNEKGQDERFPVHADAFFGLEVIGEGKTHFFLEVDRGTEPIVSSKQRTDIRRKLIGYRLYRKSKKFPKRYAYRQLPNGQIVGIDACVDRFIEDRQMITGFQVLFVTPGAVKPDKRLSGRIASIFAEFPALGKFFVTNSLFWFTPPESFSIKEPESIFSKCWITPNPQNDLMSMVE, encoded by the coding sequence ATGACCAAACCCACCCAAAAGAAACGACTCTCACGATATGTCCCGAATAAAGGGGCTTTCCCTGATTTGGTTTTGAGAGACCGGGATTTCATGATCCTCAGGTTGGTCTATGACCATCGGTTCTTAAGTAGTGAGTTGCTCTGGCAACTGTTGCAGACAGATAGCCAGTCCCGCGCCGTTTCATATTCCGTTGGCTCGGACGGCAAGAAACGTCCCACAAGCCACGGATTTGGACCACAGGCGTTGTCCAAGCGGCTAAAACAGCTTTTCAACGCTCGGTACCTGGAACGGCATTACATTACCGATCAGCCGATGGGCAGAGGGCATGGCTCGCCGCGAGCCATTTACGGTCTGGGACCGGCATGCCCGAAGATTCTCCAAGAAAGGCTCGATATTCCGCCTAGAATTACTCAGCGGATTATCGAGAGCAACAAGGTCAAATCTCCGTTCTTAAGGCACGCTTTGGAAGTGGCTGCATTTCGAGCGATTCTTGAACTGGCCTGCCAACGGCACGAAGACAAGTTCAAGCTGCTTTTCTGGGAGCAGGGCGATTCCATCAGGGACTCTGTAATCGGAGTCAATGAAAAGGGCCAAGACGAACGGTTTCCGGTTCACGCAGATGCTTTTTTCGGTTTGGAAGTTATCGGTGAAGGCAAAACGCATTTTTTCTTGGAAGTCGATCGGGGAACCGAACCAATCGTGTCGTCAAAGCAACGCACCGACATAAGGCGGAAACTTATTGGATACCGGCTGTATCGTAAATCGAAGAAATTCCCAAAACGGTACGCGTACCGGCAGCTTCCAAATGGACAAATTGTCGGAATCGACGCGTGTGTCGACCGCTTTATTGAAGACCGTCAGATGATTACCGGCTTTCAGGTTCTTTTTGTAACCCCCGGAGCAGTCAAACCGGACAAACGCCTGTCGGGACGCATCGCGAGCATATTTGCGGAATTTCCGGCTCTGGGGAAGTTTTTCGTAACGAATTCGCTGTTTTGGTTCACTCCACCGGAATCATTCAGCATTAAGGAACCGGAATCGATATTTTCCAAATGCTGGATCACGCCGAACCCGCAAAACGACCTGATGAGCATGGTGGAATAA
- a CDS encoding tetratricopeptide repeat protein, whose translation MKKASIESIEAYVKKADDRYWNDDFTSAMKLSEKGLIQAKASKDYERQIECLLIQMKSHMSSGEASKAKRLSATINKLASDKCSRSTYANALIESGYLYLQYLEYKQAEEFTVEALIIARDESLPDLEADALVQLASLDSLRQNFKEASVYLREALKISKHLKRTEAMLEAIIQQGLVCGTVGDYDRALELFEQVESLSEKHKLYDYQVESILNQGDIFRSIGDFDKAERLYNNALDKSDKRKVPTKTAEILRRVGNLLLHKQDFERALEWYRFCEKQIKKFKSESYFPFVALGFGTAYNGLEDYKRAVEYFWRVLDTIAPSYFLHSSILKQVLEQLSLSLGYLNKKSQSKQVGELAGKVRELTNTGIDSSHQTGLFIKKLENELNILIESLKTEQLTMFSRDGVRVDLKTGEIYGDGNLPINHFSNLQLEIFRLLVENEGTAVSNKRIIGCYETYVDDLQGVPRRAHYFIAEIRNKLGSKKIIKTETGSGYKIPRL comes from the coding sequence ATGAAGAAGGCTTCGATTGAATCCATTGAGGCGTATGTCAAGAAAGCGGATGACCGTTATTGGAACGACGATTTTACATCCGCTATGAAACTCTCCGAAAAGGGGTTGATACAGGCTAAAGCTTCAAAGGATTATGAACGTCAGATCGAATGCCTTCTTATCCAGATGAAGTCGCATATGTCTTCGGGAGAAGCGTCCAAAGCGAAACGCCTATCCGCGACAATCAATAAACTCGCTTCCGATAAATGTTCTCGCTCGACATACGCCAATGCCCTGATTGAGTCGGGCTACTTATACCTTCAATACTTGGAATACAAACAAGCGGAAGAGTTCACCGTCGAAGCGTTAATTATCGCCAGAGATGAAAGTCTTCCTGATCTTGAAGCCGATGCTTTGGTACAGTTGGCTTCGCTGGATAGCCTTCGGCAGAATTTCAAAGAAGCTTCCGTGTATCTCAGAGAAGCTCTGAAAATATCCAAGCACTTAAAACGAACCGAAGCCATGCTTGAGGCAATTATTCAGCAAGGGCTTGTATGCGGAACGGTCGGTGACTATGACAGGGCGTTGGAATTATTCGAGCAGGTCGAATCGCTGTCCGAGAAACACAAGCTATACGATTACCAAGTCGAGAGTATCTTAAATCAGGGCGATATATTCCGCTCAATAGGGGATTTTGACAAAGCGGAAAGGCTTTACAACAACGCCCTTGATAAATCCGACAAGCGCAAAGTGCCGACCAAAACCGCCGAGATTCTCAGGCGAGTCGGCAATTTGCTTTTGCATAAACAGGACTTTGAGCGAGCTTTAGAGTGGTATCGCTTTTGCGAAAAGCAAATCAAGAAATTCAAATCCGAATCCTATTTTCCTTTTGTTGCGTTGGGATTCGGAACCGCCTACAACGGTTTGGAAGATTATAAACGAGCCGTCGAATATTTCTGGCGCGTACTCGATACGATAGCACCCAGCTATTTCCTGCACAGCAGTATCTTGAAGCAAGTTCTGGAACAGCTCAGCCTGTCATTGGGCTATCTCAATAAGAAAAGCCAGAGTAAACAGGTAGGCGAATTAGCCGGCAAAGTACGCGAGTTGACCAATACCGGAATAGATAGCTCGCATCAGACAGGCTTATTCATTAAAAAGCTGGAGAATGAACTGAACATTCTTATTGAATCACTCAAAACCGAACAGCTCACCATGTTCTCTCGTGACGGCGTTCGTGTCGATTTGAAGACCGGAGAAATCTACGGAGACGGAAACCTACCAATAAACCATTTTTCCAATTTACAGCTGGAGATATTCAGGCTGTTAGTCGAGAACGAAGGTACTGCCGTCAGCAACAAAAGGATTATCGGTTGCTATGAAACATACGTTGATGATTTGCAGGGAGTGCCACGTCGAGCGCATTATTTCATTGCGGAAATAAGAAACAAACTCGGTAGCAAGAAGATTATCAAGACCGAGACCGGTTCCGGTTACAAAATTCCCCGCCTCTGA